In one Oscillospiraceae bacterium genomic region, the following are encoded:
- a CDS encoding membrane protein has protein sequence MNDSPILQKLAKPLIVLATLIWGSSFVVMKDTLSALPTFYLLAFRFTGAAVVLGLVFWKRWRVCDRQYLLGGTVMGFCLFTAYTFQTFGLERTTSGKNAFLTAVYCVIVPFLYWIIAKKRPDRYNVAAALLCIAGIGLVSLNGDLSVNAGDMLTLIGGFFFAAHIVAVAKFSEGRDIFLLTTLQFASFAVFSWIGALLTAGPVPVEALVRPDMLWKMAYLVIFASCGALLFQNIGQKYTAPATAGVLLSLEAPFGVLFSVLLADERVTPLMGVGFALIFVAVICSETKFSFLQKKTVDNRA, from the coding sequence ATGAACGACTCTCCCATCCTGCAAAAGCTGGCAAAGCCCCTCATCGTCCTGGCCACCCTGATCTGGGGCAGCTCCTTCGTGGTGATGAAGGACACCCTCAGCGCCCTGCCCACCTTCTACCTGCTGGCCTTCCGCTTTACGGGGGCCGCGGTGGTGCTGGGCCTGGTGTTCTGGAAGCGGTGGAGGGTGTGCGACAGGCAGTACCTCCTGGGCGGTACGGTGATGGGCTTCTGCCTCTTCACCGCCTACACCTTCCAGACCTTCGGCCTGGAGCGCACCACCTCGGGCAAAAACGCCTTTCTGACCGCGGTCTACTGCGTTATCGTGCCCTTTTTATACTGGATTATCGCCAAAAAACGGCCCGACCGCTACAATGTGGCGGCGGCGCTGCTGTGTATCGCGGGCATCGGGCTGGTCTCCCTCAACGGGGACCTGAGTGTGAACGCGGGGGACATGCTCACTCTGATTGGGGGCTTCTTCTTCGCCGCCCACATCGTGGCGGTGGCCAAATTCTCCGAGGGGCGGGACATCTTCCTGCTGACCACGCTGCAATTTGCGTCCTTTGCGGTCTTTTCCTGGATCGGCGCCCTGCTCACCGCCGGCCCGGTGCCGGTGGAGGCGCTGGTCCGGCCGGACATGCTGTGGAAGATGGCCTATCTCGTCATATTCGCCTCCTGCGGCGCGCTGCTGTTCCAGAACATCGGGCAGAAGTACACCGCGCCCGCCACCGCGGGGGTGCTTTTGTCCCTGGAGGCCCCCTTCGGTGTGCTCTTCTCCGTCCTCCTGGCGGACGAGCGGGTCACGCCCCTGATGGGGGTCGGCTTCGCCCTGATCTTCGTGGCGGTCATCTGTTCGGAGACGAAGTTTTCCTTCCTTCAGAAAAAAACAGTTGACAACCGGGCGTGA
- a CDS encoding DNA-3-methyladenine glycosylase, whose protein sequence is MDKLPREFYARDTLQVARDLLGKRLVRMVDGVRLVCRITETEAYVGRIDKACHAYGYRRTKRTETLYAPPGTAYIYLIYGMYCCLNFVTEAEGEPCAVLIRALEPLEGGDFMARSRFGVSMADMTGYQRKNFLNGPGKLCRGLSLTRAQNGLDLTGDALCVLDAGERPGHINVGKRIGIDYAEEAVDFPWRFYL, encoded by the coding sequence ATGGATAAACTTCCTCGGGAATTCTACGCCCGGGACACCCTGCAGGTGGCCCGGGATCTGCTGGGCAAGCGCCTGGTGCGCATGGTGGACGGCGTGCGGCTGGTCTGCCGCATCACCGAGACCGAGGCCTACGTGGGCCGCATCGACAAGGCCTGCCACGCCTACGGCTACCGGCGCACCAAGCGCACCGAGACCCTCTACGCCCCGCCGGGCACGGCCTACATCTACCTCATTTACGGCATGTACTGCTGCCTCAACTTCGTCACCGAGGCCGAGGGGGAGCCCTGCGCCGTCCTGATCCGTGCCCTGGAGCCGTTGGAGGGCGGGGACTTTATGGCCCGCAGCCGCTTCGGGGTGTCCATGGCGGACATGACCGGCTACCAGCGCAAGAACTTCCTCAACGGGCCGGGCAAGCTGTGCAGGGGCCTCTCCCTCACCCGGGCCCAGAACGGCCTGGATCTCACCGGGGACGCGCTCTGCGTCCTGGACGCGGGGGAGCGCCCCGGACACATCAACGTTGGCAAACGAATTGGAATTGATTACGCGGAAGAGGCGGTCGATTTCCCCTGGAGGTTTTATCTGTGA
- a CDS encoding beta-phosphoglucomutase: protein MKLFDFDGTLVDSNGVWERIDLDFLGRHGLEPTEEYAHTVGHSIFPLAARYTKDYYRLDMSAQAIMDEWLSLAWDEYAHRVPFKPGAEDFLRACRGRGEPMALVTACAPKLCRAALARLGLEGWFRDLIFVEELGLTKREPEAFPKILALLGAEAGACTLYEDSPGACAAAKAAGLTVVGVYDPFYAAYEDELRRVCDRFILDFTELL from the coding sequence GTGAAACTGTTTGATTTTGACGGAACCCTGGTGGATTCCAACGGGGTGTGGGAGCGCATCGACCTGGACTTTCTGGGCCGCCACGGCCTGGAGCCCACCGAGGAGTACGCCCACACGGTGGGCCACTCCATCTTCCCCCTGGCCGCCCGGTACACCAAGGACTACTACCGCCTGGACATGAGCGCCCAGGCCATCATGGACGAGTGGCTCTCCCTGGCCTGGGACGAGTACGCCCACAGGGTGCCCTTCAAGCCGGGGGCGGAGGACTTTCTCCGCGCCTGCCGCGGGCGGGGGGAGCCCATGGCCCTGGTCACCGCCTGCGCGCCCAAGCTGTGCCGGGCCGCGCTGGCGCGGCTGGGCCTGGAGGGCTGGTTCCGGGATCTGATTTTCGTGGAGGAGCTGGGCCTGACCAAGCGGGAGCCGGAGGCCTTCCCCAAGATCCTGGCGCTGCTGGGGGCGGAGGCCGGCGCGTGCACCCTCTACGAGGACTCCCCCGGCGCCTGCGCCGCCGCCAAGGCGGCGGGGCTGACGGTGGTGGGGGTGTACGACCCCTTCTACGCCGCCTATGAGGACGAGCTGCGCCGCGTCTGCGACCGCTTCATCCTGGATTTCACCGAGCTGCTGTAG